The DNA window TGTTTGCTTAGATAAGTTTCAGATTTCTTggtttttgtgtatatattttttaactaaagTTAGTATAATGTAAAAGTTATGAACTTAatagcttaataacaaaaaaaaataaatgaatggaAATTCATAAAACcaaattgaaaatgttattaaacaactGTGTTAGTCTAAATGACATTTGTAAAGTAATGAAGTTAAAAGCAAGTAGATgtgaaatgtttagaaaactgaggctgtgtaataatacataatagtaaCTGCCTTTTACACTCTGCAATCATGCTAGAAAAATAAAgggtatttattttatattgtattcttgaatattttatttcactttttactACAGTTAATGTTTTGCTCTAAGTGTATAGTTTACTCTGATTAGAGGGTATTATAATTTGGGTAGGGAAACTGagatgaaaaataacttttacctGAAAAGATTTCAATATTCATTTGTGTGGTTTAGAAGTTATTgaagtgaaatatgaaaactaagtTGAAAACGAGCGTTTTATTCAtagcatgaaaattactttttgcTCAGATTGACTGTGTAAAGGTTTCATAAATTCTCAGGAAAATCTTTAGTAAATTTATTGCAttgtaaaatatgattttctgTGTACACCATACTTATGTTTACCTAAAGGGTAACaacttttgtgaaaaatatatctaatactTTCAGCATCTTAGTGATTTAGAAGTATAAGGAAGACATTTATTGCTCAATAAACAAGCTACTATTGAACTTaaaaaaggaaccaaacaagatagggATGAAAATGTACATATCTTGACTTGCTAATGATCACATAGTAAACCAAAAGCCCTGACTTTACATTACTGGCTTCTCCACTTTGTCTTTCTTggtgttttaataatgaatagaGTCTTTTCataatttactttttgtaattaaCTTTAGCATactacttttatgaattttacagtAGTGatattttctgattttaaatTCTGGTTCTGTTTGTCTTGCCAATGAGGAAGCAAGTAACGTAGGAATTTTATTCTCTTTGCAAGGCCAAGACAGCTTGGTGATCATAAGCTGATCAAGTGATATGCCAATTTCttccttgttttgtttggttccttttgCTTGAACTTCAGTCTCCACCTTTACTTAGTGATATATTTTTAACCTTGTGGTTCATAGACTGACtgaattgtgtttgttttgttttttcaagttttCAATTTTTAGCTTGTAGCTCTGTTGTCTATTGAATGGTTTGAGATGTATTTAGTTTTGGATTTAGTAATTGAAATCCTTTCAATTGAATATTTCAACTATGCCTAAGGtcttgtagattaatttactgtaatcctgcCAATGTGGGAAATGAGAAGGAAACCTCAATAGCTACAGTGTGCATGGGTTATTAGATTATAGTGTATTTTAAATGGTTATAAACTTtgcatagaataataataaataggtaGTCAGAAATCATTGCTCTGTGAAATTGGTGGTAAAATTATAGTTTCTGTTAAATCTAGGcagtcttttaaaaatattatgatggACAAAAATATGAAATCTTGGTTTTTGGCTGTTTGCCGGTATCTCAACTTTGGTATGCACTGGATAGCTGATAAGTGACATTTACATCAGTGATAGTTACTGTCTGGCTTTGATATGTAGAGAAGAAAATACAGATGTTTTTGTATTGCATTAATATAAGAATATATGCCATCCTGCATAGTGTTAGTTCAGTGTTTCTTAATTTCATTGTTACAAAGTTGTTCAAAATGACTGAGCCTATTTATAGGGAGTCAGTGACTTCTAGGCATCAGAAATGAACATGAATGCTCATAGAAGAAAGTGGCATAAGCATAGGGTATGGAGCATGTGCAGAAAATGCAATAGTTATGACAGTCATTTGTATTTCCATATCGTAAGGTAGCAGCATGTATAATGAAAATTATTGGATCTTTTTATGTTCTGGCTGAattagttcttattttatatattcttctAGTGATCCACCATCATTACCACccaaaactttatttgttaaccGATTTTGTCCTTCATTCATAGAAGAAAGACGAAGAGGTCTAGAAGAGTTTTTAGAGAAGTATGAaccttttataaatgtttatatatatacttttcttggTATTTTTTACATTTGGATTTGTAAGCATGACTTTCTCCTTATCACTGCTTTTAAGTACTTCTATACTCAAGCCAGTTTTTTTCAACAGTTCAATTTTTTAATCCTGTGCATCACATGTTTTTAGATTAGTTTAGTAAGAAAGATATGTCAATTTTATGTTCTAAGTgtaatgttctttttattttgggtttaaatgtttaattttcactaACATCAAATCATTGATGCAGATTTGCAGTATAGGCTAACCATTATTTTCTACATCATTATAAATCATTGTAACCTTAACTGTTGAAATGCAAAATTCACCTACATTGTCTGTTAAACAAAGTGCTGTAGAATTTGACAAACATCCTAAAAATAATTCGTTTGGAAAACGATTTTTtgaattatgattatttttaattttcttttcatgccTTAAAATTTACAGGATGTTaatgtgattttatatttattaaagggTCTTCATGATTCCGATTTACTTGTCTAATAAGTGTGTACACTTGTTCTTGCAAAGTACACTCACCATGAAGGATATTGAAATCTTAGTCAGTGACAAAGCTGTAAAGTTGTCTAAAGAAAACTTATCTGGCACAGACTCAGTAAATGCTTCTGTTAAAAATCCTGATGATGCATGgtaagaacttgtttatttttccacAGTAATCCagattttagtaaaataaaagtgcaaataagaatatttgttttgtaggGAATCTGTTGGGTTCTCATGAGATTTAAAAAAGTTGGAATGAAATTTAAAGGACTTTAAGGTGTAATCTGAGTATTGTTGATGATTTTTTTGATGAATATGTAGTGGtcatgaaaatgtttgtttgtctcAAGTGTTAACCACTCTCAAAACTTTGGACATGGCTATTTGTCTTCAGATGATTATATTAGCATGCTTGGTTTGTAGAGAGACATGCTTCTCTTTGGCCAGTTGGCATTTTTATTATCCCTAATGGAAATTCTTTTCTGTCCTCTTAAAAGGCTTGCTTCATGTAACAAATATCCTGTCTTATAGCATCCACATATGCTGCACTTCTAccatgtttaacattattataccTTGCACTTATGCTTTGAATTTAATCTTGTGACAAAAGTCCTCCATCAATAAGAGGGTAATACTACCTCATCTACACTAACTTTTCTTATGCACTTGCatttataataactttgttaTTCTTTGCAACACTGAATGACAtggatattatttgtttaatatgttaattttcaGTTCGCTGAGGTTTGCACTAAATAATGGCATTTGTTTTTGTGAAACTTTAAGCTTTGGTATTACTGCTTCACTTTCTTAGCACAAGTTTACAAGTTAATGTGACTTTTTTGTTTACTCCTGTATGGGTGAAGAAATTTCACCTACAGGACCAATTTCAACTACAGCTTTAGAAAAATTGTTGAATGACTTCTGATGTTAAAACTACTGTAAAGTGGGTTGTGAGTTCCATTGTGAATATTGGACTTTCTCTTCCTGTACATTCTTCAATATTGTTTCTTTACAGTTTGAAATTAGTTGGGCAGAAAGTTAATTTGGTGGCCTGTTCCCTCTTTTTGGTTTAGGAACCTCCATACTGGTCGAGGGAAAACCCTCAACCTTTCACCTTATTTTAAGACTTATCTTGCAGGTTGAATTCTTTCACCTGTAATTTCTTATGACACTTCTTAATCTTTGCTCCATGGCCTTAATCCTTGGTATAATTTGGTTTTTCTTTCTCACTTGACATTCACATTCCCACTGAGTCCTTTTTGGAACTTCTTTCCCGGAACTTTGCACGTCACCCTCTTTGCATATCTGATTTTCACCTTTCtcttaagaattattttatcttCCTTTTTGCCTGTGGTTATCATTCGTATATTTATACAGGTTATTCTTTTTGTAGTCTTCTCCACCATAATTACATACTTCTGTCACACTGATTCCTTCCTAATGTTTCTACTGCTTGAAGAGGTGACTGCACTTTCTCTCCTTTCTCACATTTACCTGTACTCTGGAAACCCTTTTCTTCCAGGGACTTCTTCTTCCCTTCAGGGGGCTATCAACTTCTCTAGTTggtatacacttttttttttaaatgttgatgcTTGCAGACTATTTCACATTTGTTCACATCAAATTCATCACATTCTCATTCTTCAGCTGTCCATTGGATGAAATTTTCCAGACAAGAATGTGGTCTATGCCCCACATTTTCATTACTCATCTACATCAACTGTCCATTATTTAATTTACCCACCTTAGAGAGATAAATGTGGTTTTTCCTTTCCTTTTCATTGATCAGAACCTTACCCAGGTGGCTGGTGGTGCCTCTCAGAGTATGCTCACCCAAAATCTGTATAAACCAATACTTGGAACTTATTTGGCTCTCCCCTTTACATTCCATGCAAAGAGTATGCTTTAGTAAACATATAATGAGGTCTTCGATAAATGTACCCTTGCCATTGGGTGTTGCACTCTATGGATTTCTCTTTAGACACTTTCTAACAGGAGCTTAtctaagtaaaatttaatattggCATTCCACCATATCAATGTGGGATTGTATCAATACAGTGTGTAGAAGTGAGTTAATGCCCCAGAAGTTAATAGTTTCCTTCCTGAAAATGTTTTCTGTTGGAAACTTCTCTTCACATATTTGCAGCTATCTTTCCCACTTCCTGTGctcctttttttttcttgcttcaCCAAAGAATGAAGTTATCATGAATGTATGTGCATAAAAGTTACTGCATATAAAGattgtatcatttttttttattggtagaGGACTTGATGTCATCATGTATCAGTGCAGTTTAAAGTGTATGAAATTAAATTACTTTGCTTCAAGACTAGTGGCATGAAAATCTTTTATGCATAACCATGAGGTAGATAGCTCTTCTATGGGTGGGGCTGTGTATCCagtggaaatatatttttaagtaaggaaaatattaacttccaaactTGCATTGAAGCAACCtaagaaatctaaaacttacaataaCACTAAGGAGCTTGTGATTTACTATTGATTAAGTTTCTTgcaatttttttagttttgttttttaaactgagaATCATTTCATACACAATTTTAATACTTGGAATCTTTTATATTCTATGATAATCTGTCATGCAGCAACTTACTGCATGTATTGTACTTTTTTGTGCATCTGTCAGGCTATTTCTCACACAACCCACCCACTAGCTACATCTTGTATCACTTAGtctaactttatatttaattactctTAGCATCATAGTAAAGTGTAGTTCATCTTAGTTAATTCTTTATTGAAAATTACTTAGTTTTGTTATTGTATCATTTGATTTTCTCAACATTTCAGAATGTGTTATTTTTGAGTTAGTTGCactaattctatttttatttttctttcttagcTTATCTGATTACTCATCAGAATGCACAGAACCTGACTATTCAGAGTATGATGTAGTGGACTTCTCATCTCCATTAGGGTCTCCACTTTGTATTCGAGAGGAATGTAATCAGACATCAGTTACACACAGCCACGTAACACTTGGATCACGTATAACCATCTGTACTCCTACTCTTGTTGTTCCAGATTCTTCAGACTTAGACTATGATTTCTTTCCATCACAAGCTTGTAGTGTTCCTGATATTTCTACTAATAAATTTTCACCTCCTGGAATGATAAGACTGTTACACTCAAACATGAGTGAACCATGCCTATCTAATACAGCCATTAAATTTCCTGCTGCAAGCTGTTTAAGTTCTCATTCGTTAAGCCGTAGTTTATCTAAgaaaaaagtttctttttctgACAATGTGACAAtagcaacaatataaacaaaaaaaataataattgacagAGCCATTCAAAATGTAGTAAATAATTTCATATGGTCAGTCTCTcttaaaattagtaatttttgtatattttggtaATTAACATCCAGTAGACTTATGGTAATGAAAAgataaggaaaaacaaaattttattatttaagttagaattataataataaagttttttcaaCCTACTTATAAAGAATACCACAGCAGCAAGAAGTTTTGTACAGTTTATGTAGATTTTATTCTTCTTGTATGCTGAAAAAAGTTcataaaatgaaagatattttttatttttaaaaattttctcagtttttacaaatattatatatactgtatcatTATGTCAGTATTTGTAATGTacatgcatattttaaaatagtattaagCACTATTGTATTAACATCACATCTACTTAACTTTGGAAATGTGCTGCACtgttggttttttgtttgtttgtttgttttttttactgtaatttagCTCTTTAAGTTACATTTAGTTAAACCTTAAAGACTTAAGGCTCCAAAGTtaaatttgtttctgttgataGAAAACCAACATGACAAAAGATGTGTATATAATACATAAACCTTGGATATTATGTTGCATAATCACTTAAGTTTTTTAGAGATGTTTGCAATGTATAAATTTGATGAGGTTGAAGTTTGATTATATGTAGCACATCCAAACATATGTTTGGGaatcaaaatgtaatatttcaggtttaaaaataaaatgtttatgaatatttcaatattttgtacaGAGAAAAGTCCATTAGTATTAGGATGAAAAGCAATGATCAGATGGTAAAGGTAAGATACTGCAtgtgttttaaaactattaaagcacattttaataataataattataatttcagtatTTATCATGATACagataataatactgtaattaaCAGCATATGTTGTCTTTCTTTGTTCCTGTCtttaatgaacaataaatattagaaTTACCACTTGTGTTTTTCTAATGTAGTTGTATGGGGGTAACATTGTTCTTGTAGTGTAAGGTTTAGTGTTAATGTGGTGACTGTGATTCATTATGTTAAGGTTTATTTTCAAAAGGAAATGTGTAAAGCACTTATTCAAATGTTCATGAATGTGTTTTTTCACTATCAAATTGAGACAGAagtataactataaaatatttaaaagctacAATAATTGGAAaattgatgtttgtagttttttgAAAATGTTCCAACTGCATCCTTTTTTTGTAGATAGGTTATGagtgtattctgtaatgacaGAATAATCTGTTTATAGCATTTCATGaactgattttatttcatatatttagaaGATAGAGTAgctacatttttgtttcaagtatgCATCTATTGTATgttctcttttcttctttttgtatTAGTAATTGATTTTGTTAATAGAGTAATCTAatcatattttgattttatagtaGAAAGAGAGAAAATCAAAATAGTATGAATTAACATGTTCCTTCTGTATAAGAACAAATcgttttttaaactgattttatttcagttatgtaaaatagtttcatacagtttttattaaagatAAGAGTTTCTTCATCTTCTAGCATATGACCTTGATCTTTAAAGTTCTAGTTTCTGGATGATCAGTGTGAAAATAATGTAGTGAGattaacgaaacaaaaaaaacctaaactaagaaaataatataaatacttataaCAAACTGTCTCAAGAGTTTTGAATGCAAAACTTCATTTTGTAGACTTTGAAgggtttttatttttgcatttttttcttaaatttgatTTTAGAAGATAATAGATGTTAAAACGTTTATGTATTATTCCTTAATATTATGTACTTATTACATCATTTCAGTAAGTTTTATAATCGGAACATTTGgctatttatatttgtttggttacaatatttttaattgaatttatTGTTCTTTTGTGGTTTAGAATTGCAAATTCTATAGAAGTTGCAAAAGATAGTTTTCTTAAGAAGCCTTCTTTAggcatttttatcaaaaatatactttatgatACAGGGAGAAAACTGGTGTGTCATTCTCAATCACTTCATTAGACACTAATTGATTAACTCTTAAAGAGTATCTTTAGTAATAAAAGATACTGGCAGCTTTGTAATTCTATCTATAGATAGCTAAAGTTACATTCCTCGACATTTAAAACTATAAGCTGGCATTGAACTAAAATCTGTTCTTGTCTTACTTGTAgcctttttttattaaagtttagatTCAGTAACATTGAATATTTTTCTGCACTTCTTGATTTTCTAGTTCAGTTATTTTAAAGTTACCAactgatgtttgtttctttataacatgTTCCTCTACACAAAACTAGCAAAGTGTTCGGTAGTATTGCACCAAATTATTTTGGCTTAAAATTTCGGAAGCAGTCAATTTCACTTTTCTCTCATGCATTACCAGTAAATAATTTCACATTGTTTTTGCAGCATAATTTAGCCTTAATTGGCTTCTGGCAGTTTACTGTATGTACACCTAAGACTGAGCAGTTACCTTTGTCTAAACTGTGTTGTGTAAGCTGTGATactttgtgtatatttatatgtacatgaGAGATATACAAATAAAGATTATTAATTGTAcaataacttgattttttttaaaataaaagtgcgTGTCATATTTATTGGATACTTTAAAGGTAATATTTTAAAGCAACCATAACTTACTTTGAATGTTTGAGATTACTTAAACTTCAAATAGAGACACATTAACACAAAATGAAGTGCTTGTAAGATGGAGAAACGCCATCAACACTAACAGAGAAATTATCTGACTTGTTACGATAATAGTATATTTTAGAGAATATGTTTGTCCTTGGCTTATAAATGATGCATCTTAACCtgtgaagtgatgtaggttgcttAGTTATTTTTGGTTCACCAAAGGATGTTCTACCGTTAGTATAACCAAAGTTGACGTAATTTCCGATTGATCGCAAAGATTGTTTCCCTACGGGCGAAGTCACATCCATAGACAGCGCAATCTTCGGTCATTTTAAATTCACATCAGTGATGTCGACTAATCAGTAGACGCTACCTTAGACAATATGGCGCCCTCCTGTGAGTATGGCTATCTAGAATGAGATGTAGTTTTGGATAGGGGCTTGACCGTGAAAGTTTTAAACTTCTTTAACAAAAATGATTCGTTTCACTAATgtacaaattttgtttataatcttgAACGAAACAGAACAGCAAGAGGATTTCGTAGGGTAGTTTCTTGAAGCTGTAtgtatagcagtaagtctaagatttacaacgctaaaatcagagattcgatttttctcggtggacacagcaaagagCCCGATATGGCTTAGCTAGAGAAAATACGCATGCTATATATGTTTTTCGGCAGAAATGACCTAAGATGTATCAAAACATCTTTTACAAAAggttaagataaaacaaaaatgcacacacacatacaaatccATTTAGCATACAAGTACTAAATGTTAAAATTCATGCAAGTTCTAAATTTAAACTGGACACTATCTACTCGTTATTTAATGGAACTTTTGTATGTATCGCAATTATACGTATATCAATACCTTTATAATAACTATTGTATCTTATATTGCATCTTGTATAAAATAAGGCAGACATACTGACATCTCAACTCAGTACCGTAAGGAACTAGATAGGAGTATGTGGAGGCAAATCAACATCCATAACATTCGGAAGTACGTATTGTCTCCTCAGAGTAAATGTAATTGTGTTAAACGTATCCTCAGCAGAATGCGATTTTACAGGATAACGCTTTTGTGGTCAGTACATTGGAATACGTTATAGCCATTTTGAGGAGATTGATTTTGCTGTTAATCTGCAGGACGATACCGAGAGTTATGATTATTTGTCTTAAAAACAGAGTTAACGTCTTCTGATCACCCTTCCCCTTGATCAGTAATTTTAAACTTACAACCCTTGTCCAGAGAGATAGACTCTAGATACACAacaatcattaataaaaaaaaaaaaattaaatttcgacTGAAAAAGCAACGCTATTTATAGATCTGATTTCAATGAGTAATTGGTGAAAAATTTGTGTATTAATCAACAAATGATGTGTTAAGGACGTGACCTTTGTACATATTGTCTCACAATTGAACTACAACTGATTTATAAAGATCTGGCATTAGTTCAAATTGCTAATCAGTTGTCGATAATAAGGTATGTTGGTTTATTGATTAAAAATAGATTATGACGCTAGAAGATGGAAATTTATAGAGGTAAAGCTGGGATAGATTATATTTGACTCATAAATGTTCAAATAAGGACTTCTGTGAACAATCTTTTTACATCATGTCCAGTATGGCGACACCTATAGGAAGGCGTGATCTCATTCAAAGC is part of the Tachypleus tridentatus isolate NWPU-2018 chromosome 4, ASM421037v1, whole genome shotgun sequence genome and encodes:
- the LOC143249166 gene encoding uncharacterized protein LOC143249166; amino-acid sequence: MVLSVNSVSSNSENDDDSQIFLCVSVKSPITHQTWEDGQYTTYAVNIQTNNVIFSSPVSSVRRRYSEFVWLRKMLKIHHPSIDPPSLPPKTLFVNRFCPSFIEERRRGLEEFLEKVFMIPIYLSNKCVHLFLQSTLTMKDIEILVSDKAVKLSKENLSGTDSVNASVKNPDDACLSDYSSECTEPDYSEYDVVDFSSPLGSPLCIREECNQTSVTHSHVTLGSRITICTPTLVVPDSSDLDYDFFPSQACSVPDISTNKFSPPGMIRLLHSNMSEPCLSNTAIKFPAASCLSSHSLSRSLSKKKVSFSDNVTIATI